The Streptomyces vinaceus genome contains the following window.
GCCGACAGGCCCAGGACCCGGTCGGCGAAGGCCTGGACCGTGCCGTCCCGGTAGTACGGACGCATCGACCCCGAGTGGTCCAGGACCAGGTACACCGCGGCGCGCACGCCCTCCAGGCCGTGCTTGCGCAGCGAGATCCCGGCGCTCTTGTAGAGGCTCACGAGCGCCGGAGCGGTCGCTTCCATCGTGCGGAGGTCGATCGCGCTGCCCGTCATGGCCCGAGGGTACGTCAGCTACCGGCCGCCGGGGCCGCGATCCTCCAGGCCCGCGAGATCGTCGAGCATCGCGGCCGCGAGGGCGCCCTCGGAGGCGTAGTAGCGCTCCGCCCACCGGAGGGTGAGCGTCGGGTAGGCCCAGGCCGGGTCGTCCAGCGCGTCCGCGGCGTCGGCCGCCGCGGCCAGCCGCATCCCCTCCGCGAACTCCTGCTGCTTCACCAGCAGTTCGCGCAGCCGGCCGGGGTCCAGTAGGTGGCCCAGCCACAGGCGCAGCATGGGTCCGTGCTTGAGGACGGTCGGATCGGCCGGGGTCTCGCGGGCCCATTCCCGTACGGCCGCCATGCCCTCCTCGGTGATCCGGTACACCCGCTTTTCGCGGGTGCCGCTCTCCTGGGCGACCAGCCGGGAGGAGGCGTAACCGGCCTTCTCCAGGCGCCCCAGTTCGCTGTAGATCTGACTGAAGGACGGGCTCCAGTAGAAGAAGCGCAGCGAGCGGTCCGACCACTTCTTCAGGTCGTAGCCGGAAAGCTCCTGCCCGAAGGAGAGCAGCCCCAGCACCGCCCAGCCGGTCGCCGGGAGCGGGCGCCTCTTCTTCTCGTCTGCCACGCAGCGCAGTCTACGACCGGCCCCCGGGCCGCCCCCGTCCCCTTCCTTCCTCCAGGTATGACTGATAGGAGTATTTCTATTAGAAGTACAGCGTGGGGAGGGGTGTCGGGTGGTCTCGCTGGACGGGAAGGTCGTCGTCATCACGGGCGCCGCGCGCGGG
Protein-coding sequences here:
- a CDS encoding PadR family transcriptional regulator is translated as MADEKKRRPLPATGWAVLGLLSFGQELSGYDLKKWSDRSLRFFYWSPSFSQIYSELGRLEKAGYASSRLVAQESGTREKRVYRITEEGMAAVREWARETPADPTVLKHGPMLRLWLGHLLDPGRLRELLVKQQEFAEGMRLAAAADAADALDDPAWAYPTLTLRWAERYYASEGALAAAMLDDLAGLEDRGPGGR